The Bombus terrestris chromosome 9, iyBomTerr1.2, whole genome shotgun sequence genome contains a region encoding:
- the LOC100646472 gene encoding cuticle protein 7-like: MFHEDDEDTGSVDRAGHSGGGGHGHAYSFHHFSGPVVGHHEEIIWKDKHGHHHHDYKAHPKYKFAYGVDDKHTKDYHGQKEHRDGKEVEGEYHIHEPGGNMRSVKYHSHPHGGFFAEVHNYGGNDHSGGTYGGHNHR, translated from the exons ATGTTTCACGAAG ACGACGAAGACACTGGTAGCGTAGATAGAGCCGGACACAGTGGGGGTGGAGGTCATGGTCATGCGTATTCCTTTCATCACTTTTCTGGACCCGTGGTGGGCCATCACGAAGAGATCATTTGGAAGGACAAACACGGCCATCATCATCACGATTACAAGGCCCATCCTAAGTATAAGTTCGCCTATGGTGTGGATGATAAACATACTAAGGACTACCATGGACAGAAGGAGCATCGCGACG GGAAAGAAGTCGAAGGAGAGTACCATATTCACGAACCTGGTGGCAACATGAGGAGCGTAAAATATCATTCTCATCCCCATGGAGGTTTCTTCGCGGAAGTTCATAATTATGGAGGAAATGATCATTCTGGTGGTACTTATGGTGGACATAACCATAGATAA
- the LOC100643411 gene encoding D-beta-hydroxybutyrate dehydrogenase, mitochondrial: MDAETGAILALQILALCSIAAALLAYLMRQSRNATDEYETRNKLHVLVTSCDTSVGLQIALALYEAGYKVFAGLLDPSGNSPSMKIVRAIEQQKEREEDPTNTVQGNTQDPEIRARGRIVPLELDSTREDSLRACLDAVRAKLPAGEDGLWAIVYTGGLALSGAIERQPSSAWESMLRHNLVAPLRTARMFIPLLRVKRGRIILLGDSTTSYGTKIGTGLVAYSASRKAVEGAAEALKSELQSSGVDVVLLRPPPVNPLILYNSPVLKTSDVESGIISSEGTWTAPVSTHAIQNSLIPALTSPCPRISYDMVVKTRLFCR, encoded by the exons ATGGATGCTGAGACTGGGGCCATTTTGGCCCTACAAATATTAGCTCTCTGTTCGATAGCCGCTGCCCTGTTGGCCTACCTAATGCGGCAATCGAGGAACGCCACTGACGAGTACGAGACTCGTAACAAACTCCATGTACTCGTGACCAGCTGCGATACATCCGTAGGCCTGCAGATCGCCCTTGCACTTTACGAAGCTGGTTACAAG GTATTTGCTGGTCTATTGGATCCTTCTGGAAATTCACCATCAATGAAAATCGTAAGGGCGATAGAACAACAGAAAGAAAGGGAGGAGGATCCGACGAACACAGTTCAAGGGAACACACAAGATCCGGAAATACGTGCTCGCGGTCGAATCGTACCATTGGAGTTGGACTCAACGAGGGAGGACAGTTTACGTGCTTGTTTGGATGCAGTTAGGGCGAAACTTCCGGCTGGCGAAGATG GTCTCTGGGCAATCGTGTACACTGGCGGTTTGGCCCTATCAGGTGCCATAGAGAGACAACCGAGTTCCGCGTGGGAATCGATGTTACGACATAACTTAGTGGCGCCACTTAGGACTGCGAGAATGTTCATTCCTCTTTTGCGCGTAAAAAGAg gaCGTATCATTCTCTTGGGCGATTCCACGACAAGCTACGGTACCAAAATTGGAACAGGACTGGTAGCATACAGCGCGTCCAGGAAAGCCGTAGAAGGAGCTGCAGAAGCATTAAAAAGCGAACTGCAATCCTCCGGGGTTGACGTCGTTCTCCTTAGACCGCCACCCGTGAATCCTCTTATTCTTTACAATTCACCTGTTCTCAAGAC CTCCGACGTAGAGTCTGGAATAATATCTTCCGAGGGAACATGGACCGCGCCTGTATCTACACATGCCATTCAAAACTCATTAATCCCTGCACTAACGTCACCTTGTCCACGTATTTCTTACGACATGGTTGTCAAGACGAGGCTCTTCTGTAGATAA
- the LOC100643534 gene encoding tRNA N(3)-methylcytidine methyltransferase METTL6 isoform X2, with protein sequence MAESVENSEYIGHVAKKLTQEEIEKMQAQNSRLVSEFRANQLEKDAKKHWDLFYKRNDTRFFKDRHWTTREFHELLGLGTEDDQKILLEVGCGVGNFIYPLIEDGLKFKMIFACDLSPRAVELTKKHILYNPKNIKVFQTDITTENCFCEVDYSVNIVTLIFVLSAINPTNFRTVVKNLYNILDIGGIVLFRDYGLYDMAQLRFKPGHKISENLYMRQDGTSGRSIKLI encoded by the exons ATGGCTGAGTCTGTAGAAAATAGTGAATATATAGGCCACGTGGCGAAGAAACTCACTCAAGAGGAAATCGAGAAAATGCAGGCGCAAAATTCGCGATTAGTTTCTGAATTTCGGGCTAATCAACTGGAAAAAGATGCTAAAAAGCATTGGGACTTGTTTTATAAACGAAACGATACTAGATTCTTTAAAGATAGACACTGGACTACCAGAGAGTTCCATGAATTGCTAGGCTTGGGTACGGAAGACGATCAAAAGATCCTTCTAGAAGTTGGATGCGGTGTTGGAAATTTCATATATCCATTGATCGAAGATGGATTGAAGTTTAAAATGATATTTGCCTGTGATCTTTCTCCTAGAGCCGTGGAGTTAACAaag aaacatatattatataatccaaaaaatataaagGTTTTTCAAACTGATATTACGACAGAAAATTGTTTTTGCGAGGTGGATTACTCTGTGAATATAGTaacattaatatttgtattatcgGCTATTAATCCAACAAATTTTAGAAC agTTGTGAAAAACTTGTATAACATTCTTGATATTGGAGGGATTGTGCTTTTTAGAGACTATGGTCTGTATGATATGGCTCAATTAAGATTTAAACCTGGTCACAAAATCAGTGAAAATCTATATATGCGACAAGATGGAACtag TGGAAGAAGTATTAAACTTATTTGA
- the LOC100643534 gene encoding tRNA N(3)-methylcytidine methyltransferase METTL6 isoform X1: protein MAESVENSEYIGHVAKKLTQEEIEKMQAQNSRLVSEFRANQLEKDAKKHWDLFYKRNDTRFFKDRHWTTREFHELLGLGTEDDQKILLEVGCGVGNFIYPLIEDGLKFKMIFACDLSPRAVELTKKHILYNPKNIKVFQTDITTENCFCEVDYSVNIVTLIFVLSAINPTNFRTVVKNLYNILDIGGIVLFRDYGLYDMAQLRFKPGHKISENLYMRQDGTRTYYFSVEEVLNLFESIGFKVLSCNYVQRRTINLKEKIDVPRIFVQGKFEKF, encoded by the exons ATGGCTGAGTCTGTAGAAAATAGTGAATATATAGGCCACGTGGCGAAGAAACTCACTCAAGAGGAAATCGAGAAAATGCAGGCGCAAAATTCGCGATTAGTTTCTGAATTTCGGGCTAATCAACTGGAAAAAGATGCTAAAAAGCATTGGGACTTGTTTTATAAACGAAACGATACTAGATTCTTTAAAGATAGACACTGGACTACCAGAGAGTTCCATGAATTGCTAGGCTTGGGTACGGAAGACGATCAAAAGATCCTTCTAGAAGTTGGATGCGGTGTTGGAAATTTCATATATCCATTGATCGAAGATGGATTGAAGTTTAAAATGATATTTGCCTGTGATCTTTCTCCTAGAGCCGTGGAGTTAACAaag aaacatatattatataatccaaaaaatataaagGTTTTTCAAACTGATATTACGACAGAAAATTGTTTTTGCGAGGTGGATTACTCTGTGAATATAGTaacattaatatttgtattatcgGCTATTAATCCAACAAATTTTAGAAC agTTGTGAAAAACTTGTATAACATTCTTGATATTGGAGGGATTGTGCTTTTTAGAGACTATGGTCTGTATGATATGGCTCAATTAAGATTTAAACCTGGTCACAAAATCAGTGAAAATCTATATATGCGACAAGATGGAACtag GACGTATTATTTTTCAGTGGAAGAAGTATTAAACTTATTTGAATCAATTGGCTTTAAAGTTTTATCATGCAATTACGTACAAAGACGTActataaatttgaaagaaaaaatagatGTACCAAGAATTTTTGTTCAAGGAAAATTTGAGAAGTTTTAA
- the LOC110119554 gene encoding uncharacterized protein LOC110119554: protein MKCFVAIVLLALFAVAFAAEKPAEPEKIEQLSNAEAAEAPRDKRGLLLSYTAPVAPVAPVAYTSYAAAPITYSASYSLPYAYRSYPYYYNSYYLG, encoded by the exons ATGAAGTGCTTCGTT GCTATCGTTCTCTTGGCTCTGTTCGCTGTAGCATTCGCTGCAGAGAAACCAGCAGAACCTGAAAAGATTGAACAGCTGTCAAACGCAGAAGCTGCGGAGGCACCAAGAGACAAGAGAGGCCTATTGCTGAGCTACACTGCACCAGTTGCACCAGTTGCACCAGTTGCATACACTTCTTATGCTGCGGCACCAATTACCTACAGTGCTAGTTACAGCCTGCCCTATGCCTACCGCTCGTACCCTTACTACTACAACTCTTACTATCTGGGTTAA